A portion of the Drosophila innubila isolate TH190305 chromosome 3L unlocalized genomic scaffold, UK_Dinn_1.0 0_D_3L, whole genome shotgun sequence genome contains these proteins:
- the LOC117789129 gene encoding uncharacterized protein LOC117789129 isoform X5, which yields MLNSRRSASVGALPAEKKHFVSRVESASGASLDVRCACQFFQCDSLLPERVNPVDSRPCSRQGQHSDDQFHPFNLQQDDMSNHSFEVVSHADVAPSVDLSFMERYPELEQTAKSRGLVVRSISDATEPEMLGSQGGFVAGRRRQLSMGGLSSGSVGRFGDNLSMRSGTSLRRISAGNSKTDLYCADINIPTTMGRSAGGQRSASVSRRTSNADLFQASILPGSLQPPQLNLIAATPTPGMGDLPPQFSPHQPSPAPSNQDFRNAKPPLSPDYMRPSSANKENQHPGDTLPQNKPIDVSRFAGDAVRPTSLYESDLKPLQSPYQPTVTPIDPLAETVAELEQIAQEHNIVNIRDNIQTQTRRPPSIASELSAKPLQVAELTKIEIVSDIPVIDIDALVHGEELKAVEHRSRSPRPARRPKSPPAPPVAMSTLQLPSSRPSSPSQTLPPTTSPSQMLKRQHTPERQLSPERPTKWQPMTVSQPATIVGNITMQEASPEVKSSYTSRFKNMFSSKGQEARQKSPTPQHSRTPSPLMERSSSPYREKSPSPSKLLSVFTKGKPQAMSIVSSTANAMKRQEAEPLSVRVTETFSLKVDDMDQYSARPAKPAAPPPHAQTMYSSREDFAASERVSVDISEAFAPVVVSAVPRGTISSIGGVSFMAGNRNLYSSEIEMPGAGWSQSESEFRSSSKDPSVISHGSRPLISVPIHISDSGSQVYRPLRAPSEQRYGLQGKSAFREPRTQSHDRSSHLTGSQDQLFGSPARMTKTVSFNFDERKSRLADFESNTPLTQKQNEHRDFLERTYFSRDHDYEPVGVSPAREIEPQPVSAQNGSSLQQQPQPQPMDIDFELSSAGTTPRTESRTDYEIHTSQVDSSALEELPLQPENRKKSFMASAQDRTRKMQDGLRNQAGKLRTKLRTQPKPKPVSGSPKAKAKERRRFAPEFSKIKMPEIKRPDMSKLKDIKRPEFTKFSKPDMSKFKLPEKFSTLKLRRSKSFKENEAEMQDVSPESPTTTADAPPAPQKKKFEFNFGTYPRAFRKKKTVEEPVPPMESSLGTERQSLSVIPSTETQPSQTSTSSPQGDRGPGPVRSRWADKFSDVSYNDSEGSRYRRYGSELESFDRESSLERRMKDDLEEDTASEAVPQTDMGILGGVADSKQFAEFNEENRAIHEISSQRTREFKRRPMVHQDSDLRSEDSHDAEGWTEKDIQKNKLLRKAELDAEASYYKYQDLQDAQSTASSGKKVVMEQIDDDEFFLRKRGISEDNIQLRQYISDAIREGYDLPNALQHVGQVQREQEQPEEYGDYDVPPPKPRRLHRNYRPDFEDSQEFQRSDYGDDLSMSQNGSDFLPKRPLRKARSRSKYSIEGSQDIPIADGSSSIQYFDDDEDYLRPPTHEQPTEPQQALNNLASGIPASEVPIPQPRPQAPRRQKKRTRDEPSVEKDADSFINGFGGRSVSNTFLQPQEDVIVYRTEHEYHHHIPLATPDSFTDGASARTQRSEDERTSRGAESLSLDAHRPVPRADDKEKFVIDMLESDGYAVVRKEQVPKPTPPARRKKFARSPGERFATLPSIRGSRGSPPPARPPPPEQYTPSEDSPLVPRRRSVGSLEEIPTTTILLKSNYATLPAAMPDRHQQPEEDDYEEPGALQRPDSPRSNLQSGEVINKMKFRPLPPPPRPPRERRSTRGGSALDSYEDSERIASSSTADSCEQGEFEVEVSTQTDPLPDDFVCEEFEITEDMKVIEPRRSTGSTGKMTLEDVMRSVQAQEQDEVDGSRVLSEDEQLARGLQRFRDANQRSLSERSRASSQADRSKSLSRPQTPSSAVIIERRVPTPSLSAGEADEMVQASLIVRPISAADLEDDELRREEEELRREGLLSDSSVQSKSDVETAGEEEEHGEIALSDYAASSADLDAAVEQLQQAHLESDYDSKLEDDEVERTLRDSEYDEEDEDAGEKYSDHYDEEEDTQENQQRIDQELDEALEKELQEEMEKMLAEYRKTEPIQEKTLSEAEQPQSEGEQALSEVEQTPSEVEQALSEVEQPTSEDEHTLPLEKQQTKVEEPIVIKAVTSEPTEAEVSFKFVATLPTEPATDYSQEVEEEEEEDEEVPIPLPPPRRKSTTVLEPTTSTTLTIAEQTIREVTPVQSLQSPPSPSPQLPSLLTELEVERLRVHALQAGQIQVSQLHGGQVSADELACKSGQLVVQNIELPPGFIDDIVERVKEQRPSLLTTETQTSRQPSSEPAADDVEAPIKPPRQVKGVESTGQSNLDEQTQTEAGMLPLPPPPAVYPSVEYLQSLAPLAFYNLQRSAEAEQAEAAAPASERKAPHKCRRRHVQEQLHHQEHDSDSELEEQLVERPRSRSRRSRTRSATQPLEEYDEDQPKTVAQAGRQFISACSLELVNIINQLTHFVRGDVVLEAAQQPRNISALMMLFILITFGVLIFLLTGHQVHTHHWDYFNPPGNEGRQT from the exons ATGCTCAATTCACGTCGCTCGGCCTCGGTGGGTGCGTTGCCCGCGGAGAAGAAGCACTTTGTGTCGCGGGTCGAGAGTGCGAGTGGAGCCTCCCTGGACGTTCGTTGTGCCTGTCAGTTCTTTCAGTGCGACTCTCTGCTGCCGGAGCGTGTCAATCCCGTGGACTCGCGACCTTGCTCCCGTCAGGGACAGCACAGTGACGATCAGTTTCATCCCTTCAATCTGCAGCAGGATGATATGTCAAATCATAGCTTTGAGGTGGTTAGCCATGCTGATGTGGCCCCCTCTGTGGATCTGAGTTTCATGGAACGCTATCCGGAGCTGGAACAAACGGCGAAATCACGTGGTCTGGTCGTACGCAGCATCTCGGATGCCACTGAGCCGGAAATGCTGGGCAGTCAAGGTGGCTTTGTTGCCGGTCGACGTCGTCAGCTGTCCATGGGTGGGTTGTCCTCGGGTAGCGTTGGACGGTTTGGCGACAACTTGTCCATGCGCAGTGGCACCTCCTTGCGTCGCATCTCGGCAGGGAATTCCAAGACGGATCTCTACTGCGCCGACATCAACATACCCACAACAATGGGTCGCTCGGCAGGTGGACAACGCTCGGCTAGCGTCAGTCGCCGAACTTCTAATGCGGATCTGTTTCAGGCGAGCATCCTGCCGGGTTCGCTTCAACCGCCACAGCTGAATCTAATCGCAGCCACGCCTACCCCTGGCATGGGAGATCTTCCTCCACAGTTTAGTCCACATCAGCCTTCGCCAGCGCCATCGAATCAGGACTTTCGCAATGCCAAACCGCCTTTGTCTCCGGATTACATGCGTCCCAGCTCGGCCAACAAGGAGAATCAGCATCCTGGTGATACGCTGCCACAGAATAAGCCAATTGACGTCTCACGCTTTGCTGGCGATGCAGTGCGTCCCACCTCGCTATATGAATCGGATTTGAAACCACTGCAAAGTCCTTATCAGCCGACGGTTACGCCCATAGATCCCTTGGCTGAGACTGTCGCAGAACTGGAGCAGATTGCCCAGGAGCATAATATTGTCAATATCAGGGATAATATACAGACGCAGACAAGACGTCCGCCTTCGATTGCCAGCGAGCTGAGTGCGAAGCCGCTGCAGGTGGCCGAGCTGACCAAGATTGAAATTGTCAGCGATATACCCGTTATAGACATCGATGCCCTCGTGCATGGCGAGGAGCTAAAAGCGGTGGAACATCGCAGTCGTAGTCCAAGACCTGCTAGACGTCCCAAATCGCCGCCAGCGCCGCCTGTAGCGATGTCCACACTGCAGCTACCCTCCAGCCGCCCTTCTAGTCCAAGTCAAACACTTCCCCCTACAACCTCCCCCTCTCAAATGCTTAAGCGACAACACACACCCGAGCGTCAGCTCTCCCCGGAACGTCCTACCAAGTGGCAGCCCATGACCGTCTCTCAGCCTGCCACAATTGTAGGCAACATCACCATGCAGGAAGCATCTCCTGAAGTGAAGAGTTCCTACACCTCGCGTTTCAAGAACATGTTCAGCTCGAAGGGTCAAGAGGCACGACAAAAGTCACCGACGCCTCAACACTCTCGCACACCCTCTCCCTTAATGGAAAGATCTTCCTCACCCTATCGGGAGAAATCTCCTTCACCCAGCAAGCTCCTTTCCGTGTTCACCAAGGGAAAGCCTCAGGCCATGTCCATTGTGAGCAGCACAGCGAATGCTATGAAGCGTCAAGAGGCGGAGCCGCTTTCCGTGCGGGTGACTGAAACCTTCTCCCTGAAAGTGGATGACATGGATCAGTACAGCGCTCGTCCGGCGAAGCCAGCAGCACCTCCACCACATGCACAGACGATGTATAGCAGCAGGGAGGATTTTGCCGCCTCTGAGCGAGTCTCAGTGGATATCAGTGAGGCATTTGCTCCTGTGGTCGTTTCCGCAGTGCCAAGAGGAACTATCAGTAGCATTGGCGGAGTCAGTTTCATGGCGGGCAACCGAAATCTCTATTCCAGCGAGATTGAGATGCCTGGTGCGGGTTGGTCGCAGAGCGAATCCGAGTTTCGCAGTTCGAGCAAGGATCCCTCGGTTATTAGCCATGGTAGTCGTCCCCTGATATCCGTGCCTATACACATCTCGGACAGTGGCAGCCAAGTGTATCGTCCTCTTCGTGCGCCGTCGGAGCAACGATATGGTTTGCAGGGGAAATCGGCGTTTAGGGAGCCACGCACACAGTCGCATGATCGCAGTAGCCACTTGACCGGGTCCCAAGATCAGCTCTTTGGGTCGCCGGCTCGCATGACAAAGACggttagttttaattttgatgagcGTAAATCGCGCCTCGCGGATTTTGAGTCCAATACGCCCCTAACCCAAAAGCAAAACGAACACAGAGATTTCCTCGAGCGGACATATTTCTCTCG TGATCATGACTATGAGCCCGTGGGCGTATCGCCGGCACGCGAGATCGAACCACAGCCGGTATCCGCCCAAAATGGCAGCAGCCTccagcaacagccacagccacaaccCATGGACATTGATTTCGAACTGAGCTCGGCTGGAACAACGCCACGTACCGAATCTCGCACAGACTATGAAATACATACTAGCCAGGTGGATTCGAGCGCTCTTGAGGAGCTACCCCTACAGCCGGAGAATCGTAAGAAGAGTTTCATGGCTTCTGCCCAAGATCGCACTCGGAAGATGCAAGATGGCCTACGCAATCAAGCGGGAAAACTGCGCACTAAGCTGCGTACCCAGCCGAAGCCCAAACCCGTCTCGGGAAGTCCGAAAGCTAAGGCAAAAGAACGCAGACGCTTTGCACCCGAATTCTCTAAGATTAAAATGCCCGAAATCAAGCGTCCCGATATGTCCAAGCTAAAGGATATCAAGCGACCGGAGTTTACCAAGTTTAGCAAGCCCGACATGTCAAAGTTCAAGCTACCAGAAAAGTTCTCCACGCTGAAGCTGCGACGCAGCAAAAGCTTTAAGGAGAATGAAGCGGAGATGCAGGATGTGTCCCCGGAATCACCAACCACAACGGCGGATGCACCTCCCGCTCCTCAGAAAAAGAAGTTTGAGTTCAACTTTGGCACTTATCCAAGGGCTTTTCGCAAGAAGAAGACAGTTGAGGAGCCTGTCCCACCCATGGAGTCCTCGTTAGGCACGGAACGTCAGAGTCTCAGTGTTATTCCCAGCACGGAGACGCAACCATCTCAGACCTCGACGAGCTCACCTCAGGGTGATCGAGGTCCTGGTCCAGTGCGCTCTCGCTGGGCAGATAAGTTCTCCGATGTCAGTTATAATGACAGTGAAGGATCGCGTTATAGACGCTACGGCAGCGAATTGGAAAGCTTCGATAGGGAATCCTCCCTGGAGCGACGCATGAAGGATGACCTGGAAGAGGACACAGCAAGCGAAGCTGTGCCCCAAACCGATATGGGAATTCTGGGAGGTGTCGCCGATAGCAAACAGTTTGCCGAATTCAACGAAGAGAATCGTGCCATACATGAGATCTCCAGTCAGAGAACAAGGGAGTTTAAGCGTCGTCCGATGGTGCACCAGGACTCGGATCTACGTTCGGAAGACAGTCACGATGCCGAAGGTTGGACGGAGAAAGACATACAGAAGAATAAACTGCTGCGTAAAGCCGAATTGGATGCAGAGGCAAGTTACTATAAATACCAAGATTTGCAGGATGCTCAATCCACGGCCAGCTCGGGCAAGAAGGTCGTAATGGAGCAGATCGATGACGATGAGTTCTTCTTACGCAAACGCGGCATATCCGAGGACAACATCCAGTTGCGTCAATACATTAGCGATGCCATTAGGGAAGGCTACGATCTACCCAACGCACTGCAGCACGTTGGTCAGGTCCAACGGGAGCAGGAACAACCCGAAGAGTATGGCGATTATGATGTACCGCCACCAAAACCACGGCGTTTGCATCGCAACTATCGTCCAGACTTTGAGGATTCACAAGAGTTTCAACGCAGTGATTATGGCGATGATCTGTCCATGTCCCAAAATGGCAGCGATTTTCTGCCAAAGCGTCCACTCCGCAAGGCTCGCAGTCGGAGCAAGTACTCCATCGAGGGTAGCCAGGACATCCCCATTGCcgatggcagcagcagcattcaGTACTTTGACGATGATGAGGATTATCTCAGACCTCCCACGCACGAGCAACCCACGGAGCCCCAACAGGCACTCAATAATCTAGCTAGCGGTATCCCAGCGTCTGAAGTACCAATCCCACAGCCACGCCCCCAGGCACCACGACGCCAGAAGAAACGCACACGCGACGAGCCATCGGTGGAAAAGGATGCGGACTCGTTCATAAATGGCTTTGGTGGTAGATCAGTATCGAACACCTTTTTGCAGCCACAGGAAGAT GTAATTGTTTATCGCACTGAGCACGAATATCATCATCATATACCGCTAGCCACGCCCGATAGCTTCACGGACGGAGCCTCGGCCCGCACTCAGCGTTCCGAGGATGAGCGCACCTCACGTGGTGCCGAATCGCTGAGCTTGGATGCACACAGACCAGTGCCGAGAGCAGACGATAAGGAGAAGTTTGTCATCGATATGCTGGAAAGTGATGG CTATGCCGTGGTGCGCAAGGAGCAGGTACCGAAGCCAACACCGCCGGCACGTCGCAAGAAATTCGCCCGCTCGCCTGGGGAACGTTTTGCGACGTTGCCCAGCATTCGGGGATCTCGGGGTTCCCCGCCGCCGGCACGTCCGCCGCCGCCGGAACAGTATACGCCCAGTGAGGATTCACCACTGGTGCCACGTCGCAGATCGGTTGGCAGTCTGGAGGAGATACCAACCACCACAATACTACTCAAGTCAAA TTACGCGACATTGCCGGCCGCAATGCCAGATCGACACCAGCAACCGGAGGAGGATGATTACGAGGAGCCGGGAGCACTACAACGACCCGATTCTCCACGTTCCAATTTGCAGTCCGGCGAAGTCATCAACAAGATGAAGTTCCGACCATTGCCGCCGCCGCCACGTCCACCCCGCGAAAGGCGGTCGACACGAGGCGGAAGCGCCTTGGACAGCTACGAGGACAGCGAACGTATAGCCAGTTCATCCACGGCGGACAGTTGTGAGCAGGGCGAGTTCGAGGTGGAGGTGTCCACACAAACGGATCCCCTGCCAGATGATTTTGTGTGCGAGGAGTTTGAGATAACGGAGGACATGAAGGTCATTGAACCTAGACGATCCACTGGCTCAACCGGTAAAATGACCTTGGAAGATGTGATGCGCAGTGTGCAGGCACAAGAGCAGGATGAAGTGGATGGCTCACGTGTCCTTAGCGAGGATGAACAGCTGGCCAGAGGATTGCAGCGTTTCCGCGATGCAAACCAACGCAGCTTATCGGAACGCTCACGTGCATCCTCTCAAGCGGATCGCTCCAAGTCGCTGAGTCGCCCACAGACGCCGTCCTCAGCGGTGATCATCGAGAGACGCGTCCCAACGCCAAGTCTCAGTGCAGGAGAAGCCGATGAAATGGTGCAAGCATCGCTTATTGTGCGTCCCATTAGCGCCGCGGATCTGGAGGATGACGAACTACGTCGCGAGGAAGAAGAACTGCGACGTGAGGGTCTGCTCTCAGATAGCTCCGTGCAGAGCAAATCGGATGTGGAAACAGCTGGCGAGGAGGAGGAACACGGCGAGATTGCGCTAAGCGATTATGCAGCTAGTTCAGCGGACTTGGATGCAGCTGTGGAACAGTTGCAACAGGCTCACCTGGAGAGTGACTATGACAGCAAGCTGGAGGATGATGAAGTGGAGCGTACATTGCGAGACAGCGAATACGAtgaggaggatgaggatgcTGGTGAGAAGTACTCGGATCACTAcgatgaagaagaagacacACAAGAGAACCAGCAACGCATCGACCAGGAGCTGGATGAAGCCCTGGAAAAGGAACTACAAgaggaaatggaaaaaatgcTGGCTGAGTACAGAAAAACAGAGCCAATCCAGGAGAAGACACTCTCGGAGGCTGAGCAGCCTCAATCCGAGGGAGAGCAAGCGCTATCCGAAGTGGAGCAGACGCCATCTGAAGTGGAGCAGGCGCTATCTGAAGTGGAGCAGCCTACATCTGAGGATGAACATACACTGCCCTTGGAGAAGCAACAGACTAAAGTCGAGGAGCCCATCGTAATCAAGGCCGTCACCAGTGAACCCACTGAGGCCGAAGTCAGTTTTAAGTTCGTAGCTACATTACCCACCGAACCCGCTACCGACTACAGCCAGGAAGtggaggaagaggaagaggaggacgAGGAAGTTCCGATTCCTCTACCGCCACCACGTCGCAAATCCACTACTGTGCTGGAGCCAACCACCAGCACCACGTTGACCATTGCAGAGCAGACCATACGTGAGGTTACGCCCGTGCAATCCCTGCAATCCCCACCATCACCATCACCCCAATTGCCCAGTCTCCTCACGGAGTTGGAGGTGGAGCGGTTGCGAGTACATGCACTGCAGGCTGGACAGATCCAAGTCTCCCAGTTGCACGGCGGTCAAGTAAGTGCAGATGAATTGGCCTGCAAATCGGGTCAACTTGTGGTGCAAAACATTGAGCTGCCGCCTGGATTCATTGATGACATTGTGGAGCGCGTGAAGGAGCAGCGTCCATCGCTGCTGACCACAGAGACACAGACGAGCCGACAACCGAGCAGTGAACCCGCCGCTGACGATGTGGAGGCACCCATCAAACCACCACGTCAGGTCAAGGGCGTCGAGTCAACGGGTCAAAGCAATCTCGATGAACAGACTCAGACAGAAGCCGGCATGCTGCCattgccaccaccaccagctgTGTATCCTAGCGTAGAGTACTTGCA